In Halanaeroarchaeum sp. HSR-CO, one DNA window encodes the following:
- the cheB gene encoding chemotaxis protein CheB, which translates to MTRALVVDDSHFMRTVITDILESSGIEVVDQGRNGREAVELVQEYDPDVVTMDVEMPEMNGIEAVEAIMDRHPVPILMLSALTTKGADATLEAMDKGAVDAFAKPSGTISTDLSSHGEDLVEAVETVARADPTAHRTTTTSRDSSASVSRSSAAEFVEDPTLVIGASTGGPNVVESLLSELPREADFRVLVVQHMPDEFTERFANRLDAGSAYDVREATDGERIGGGEALVAKGDYHLAVTGYSNGRLRVRLDQSEQVHSVRPAIDVTMESVAETVTDHVTAVLLTGMGADGAAGAVAIQEAGGATIAQDEETSAVFGIPARAIETGCIDTVLPAGDIVDGILDTIRRDT; encoded by the coding sequence ATGACCCGTGCGCTGGTGGTCGACGATTCGCATTTCATGCGGACCGTCATCACCGACATCCTCGAATCGTCGGGCATCGAGGTCGTCGATCAGGGACGGAACGGCCGGGAGGCGGTCGAACTCGTCCAGGAATACGACCCCGACGTCGTGACCATGGACGTGGAGATGCCGGAGATGAACGGTATCGAGGCCGTCGAGGCCATCATGGACCGTCATCCGGTCCCCATCTTGATGCTCTCCGCGCTCACTACCAAAGGCGCCGACGCGACGCTCGAAGCGATGGACAAGGGGGCCGTCGACGCGTTCGCCAAGCCGAGTGGCACCATCTCGACGGACCTCTCGAGCCACGGCGAGGACCTCGTCGAAGCGGTCGAAACCGTCGCGAGGGCGGACCCGACCGCCCACCGCACGACAACGACATCGAGGGACTCCAGCGCGAGTGTCTCGCGGTCGTCTGCGGCGGAATTCGTCGAGGACCCGACGCTCGTCATCGGGGCATCTACCGGTGGCCCGAACGTGGTCGAATCCCTTCTCTCGGAGCTGCCGCGGGAGGCGGACTTCCGTGTCCTCGTCGTTCAGCACATGCCCGACGAATTCACGGAGCGGTTCGCAAATCGCCTCGATGCCGGGTCGGCGTACGATGTGCGTGAGGCGACCGATGGCGAACGGATCGGCGGTGGCGAAGCACTCGTCGCGAAAGGTGATTACCACCTGGCTGTCACCGGCTACAGCAACGGCCGATTGCGCGTCCGACTCGACCAGTCGGAGCAGGTCCACTCGGTCCGGCCGGCCATCGACGTGACGATGGAGTCGGTCGCCGAGACGGTCACCGATCACGTGACGGCCGTCCTGCTCACTGGAATGGGTGCCGACGGCGCTGCTGGTGCGGTCGCCATCCAGGAGGCAGGCGGGGCGACCATCGCCCAGGACGAAGAGACCAGTGCCGTCTTCGGCATACCAGCCCGGGCCATCGAGACCGGGTGCATCGACACCGTCCTGCCGGCCGGGGACATCGTCGATGGAATCCTCGATACCATTCGGAGGGATACCTGA
- the cheY gene encoding chemotaxis protein CheY, with product MARDVLLVDDSEFMRNLLREILEGEFDIVGEAENGVEAVEKYKENAPDLVMMDIVMPIRDGIEATSDIKELDSSAHVIMCTSIGQEEKMKKAVRAGADGYITKPFQKPSVMDAIENVLST from the coding sequence ATGGCACGGGACGTCCTGCTCGTCGACGATTCTGAGTTCATGCGCAATCTCCTCCGGGAGATTCTAGAGGGCGAATTCGATATCGTGGGCGAAGCCGAAAACGGGGTCGAAGCCGTCGAGAAATACAAGGAGAACGCTCCGGACCTGGTGATGATGGACATCGTCATGCCGATTCGGGACGGCATCGAGGCCACATCGGATATCAAGGAACTCGATTCGAGTGCCCACGTTATCATGTGCACCTCCATCGGGCAGGAGGAGAAGATGAAAAAAGCCGTCCGGGCCGGCGCTGACGGATACATCACCAAACCGTTCCAGAAGCCCAGCGTGATGGATGCCATCGAGAACGTCCTCTCGACATGA
- a CDS encoding chemotaxis protein CheW, which produces MAEPEGDQLAARDVDVAGVSESAAHVVEFALGEETCAMDIDFVDSIVETKQITRVPRAPDAVEGVMDLRGETTAVVDPREFLSVGDGGDEENILVLDRDDDKQKIGIRVDEVNEVSTYSVEQVDRNGDLGGIDSTAIADELVKGVIRKPLGEIDDDGIPEDVRLILWLDIEALIGAISETRDGRVDADNQV; this is translated from the coding sequence ATGGCCGAACCTGAAGGCGACCAGCTGGCAGCCCGGGACGTCGACGTGGCGGGGGTTTCCGAGTCCGCAGCGCACGTCGTCGAGTTCGCCCTCGGCGAAGAGACGTGTGCGATGGACATCGACTTCGTCGACAGCATCGTGGAGACGAAACAGATCACCAGGGTCCCCAGAGCCCCGGACGCGGTGGAGGGCGTCATGGACCTCCGTGGGGAGACGACGGCCGTCGTCGACCCACGAGAGTTCCTATCGGTCGGTGACGGTGGGGACGAAGAGAACATCCTCGTGCTCGACCGTGACGACGACAAACAGAAGATCGGCATCAGGGTGGACGAGGTGAACGAGGTCTCGACGTACTCTGTGGAACAGGTCGACCGGAACGGCGACCTCGGTGGCATCGATTCGACCGCCATCGCGGACGAACTGGTCAAGGGGGTCATCAGGAAACCGCTCGGCGAGATAGACGACGACGGGATTCCCGAGGACGTCAGATTGATCCTCTGGCTGGATATCGAGGCGCTCATCGGTGCGATCTCCGAGACCCGTGACGGACGTGTCGACGCCGACAATCAGGTCTGA